The genome window TTCAGCAATCCACCCTCACGAAAGCCAGGGCGATGTTTCACTGCATCGTCAAATTTGAGGCAGTTTAACTACATGAGATCACTCAATGCCGGAACTGCCAGCGCATTGGGCATGCAGCGTGGAACTACAACCTACCCtaccgttgcgttaaatgcaacaccccACACGGTCCATGACGACGAAACAGGAAGAAAACCCATCCTGCATTAACTGCGGAGCCAACACGCATCCGGcgagttatcgcaactgcccgatgttcgtgCAAGATCCCCCCAACCAAAACCCGCTCAGATTTCCCCTTCACAAAACCCTACATCCCCACCATTCTCTTACGCTGCAATGGCTCGGAACAACTCGCGCTTGGTACCTACCTTCGACCTCGACTCCGAGATCCACTCGCttttcaacacctccaccacccAACTCACCACATTCCTCCCCAGATACAACTCCCTTTCCTCACCAATGGAGAAGAGACTCgcactcctctccttcctctgccaagtgtcccgcagtaatgtccactaaagtggtattactgaacGTAAATTCCTGTTGTCAGTCGACAAAGACGTCACGAACTGACCAAGTTTCTTTCTGTCCACAAACCCAACCTACTCCTTCTTACTGAATCCAAACTCAACCCAAGGCATAAACTGCACATCCCCAACTATACCACCTTCCGATCCGACCGTATTGACCGCCAAGGCGGGGCACAGCCATATTAGTAGCGAATCCCCTAGATGCCCAACAAGTCTACATCCCAACCATGGAATTAACCGTCGTTTCCATCACCACACCTTCCTCCATCATATTCCTAGCCTCTACTGCTCCGACCAAACCCTTAATCCCGCTGACATCTCCAACCTAACGCAACACCTCAAAGCCCTCCCAGTTAGCCGACGCAAACGTTTTTCCCTCGTACTAGGGGGCGACCTAAACGCCAAGCATAACACCTGGTATAATACCACCATAAACGTCAATGGCAATAGATTAGCCAACTGGTATACACACAGCACTCCTACCCTCTACAGCTCACCCTCCTCACTACCAACCAACCCACCTACCATAGGCAAAATATCTACTCCTTCATCGACTTCTCCCTGGTAAGCAACCACCTTCTCATCCACCCCATCTCTCCTACCTCCCCCCAAGACTTTCCTACCATCCCAGGCTTGAGCGACCATGACAGAGTGGTTCTCCACTTCAACATAACCGATCGCCTCCCCAAATCTcagcctaaattccttcccaactacgctgccacCAACTGGCAACGCCTTAACTAcaacctagccgacaaactGTCGACTATCTGCCTCCCGTCCAATTCGTCTCCTACTGAAATTGACTCAGTCGTGAAAAAGTTCACGGAAATTACACAAAAAGCCTGCAACCAAACCATTCCTCTCAGCCCACTAAATTACCAGGGCCTGATCACCCTGTCACCCCTTGACCTTATCAAACAAAAAGCGACCCTACGACGCCAACTCCACAGACACAGATACGTTCCCCAGTTTAACTTCCTCAAATCACGAATCTACTCCCTGACACACCTCATCCAATCCCATATCCAGACGCTATACGCTGAAAGCATGCGAACatctcgcttaatcagcaaacGTGAAATAAACTCCGTGGTACTTGCCCTCGTCTAGCGAAACCACGCACAGCCAGCGTTCTcccccaaagcccacgccgacctgattgctaGCAGCTTTCTGGTCGCCAATCACACCACCCGACATTTGTCCAATCCACCCACAGAAAATGCGGTGCGCCAACACATCCACAACCTCACTACTACGCCATTCATCTACACCCAATTCCCGATTCCACCACCCCAACCTACAACACCCCACTGCCATCATTCTCTCCGGAAACAATAAGAAATCAACCGGGCAGCTACCaccccatctccctcctcaacgtgacatcgaaCATTTTCGGACAGGTCATTCATGAtctcatgctccaacacatcaccgactGCACCATTATTCCCCcattccagtttgccaacaggcgtggccacggcacctcacacgacctcctaaTCCTCAAAACTGACATCCTCTCCCAgttaaacaacaacatccccaccaccgcttgcctcctcgatatccagaaagctttcgacgcgatctggcacgaaggcctcacctacaaactctcccacatATTTAAATTCCACCCGCAACTATGCAGATTTATCCTGAATTACCTTTCCAATCGCCAATGCCTAGTCCGCATCCATGATACCCTATCTGACCCATACAGTCCGCCTGCAGGCATCCCCCAggacaacactaacaccaaacacgcgaagcagcgtcgaggacCTCCCTCCTGCGTCGGAAGACAGCACGCACGAACTCATTAGCGCATTTAGGTgcccactgctagcaaggcaatggctaacatcgaagataccgttcaccacgtgaacgcccatgtcgtctagattgcggatatcactgtacgctggacagacacagaaaACATTTAGCCAGCCCTCCGAGTCTGCCCCACATAAAACACggccctgactggaggcaaggttgcgcttgaagaggaactcattcaagctagcatgccccgtcaggaggaagcccatctcaagtcTGAAGTCCACGACGGATCTTCCTCTGGCAGATTTGTTCCTAACGTACTCATACGTGACcccacctttcccacattcatcccatttaagctgccacttagatgttacaatcTCATTCAACAGCCTTTTGATCACAAGCGGTCCTAACCCCTCCACCTGTACATCACTAGCTAAATCCGGTTGCTGCAAAagtacgcccctcctgatcctgtaggccgtggcccgtcggactacctccagatcaagagaaggagcacccaacaagacctgcatggcaTCGGTCGATACCGTATGACACacaggaagacacgctaacaaagccactcgctgacaagcgtagagcagctgcctgccctGCACCATCAGTGCCAAAtcatacaacataggggacccgTACGTACAACATGCAagaaagagtcccacataaatggatctaacagctctcctgcttagaccccattcGCACCTCATAATCCGCCTCAACATACAGACCAATTTAATCAAGCGTGGCTTGAGCTGGCGCAGGTGCGGACACAAgtacatgcgttccgcgatcgtgactcccaagtatgtcacttCCTTCCGGTATTTCAATGGAACTCCATTAAGTTTTACACACGGCATACGACGTGGGTAGCCTTTCAGCATCATCGCGACAGTTTTTTCCATTGAGACCGCGACACCGACTGTTAAAGACCACGAGTTAACGATACGCATGTACTCAGTACCCCGCTGTTCGACCTAACGCCAAATGTTcacctcaacaagaatgagcagatcatccgcgtaggcaacacattcagcaaCGGTTGAAAGCTAacccaacagttcgtccatcatcagattccatataaatggacccgcgatagatccctgtgggcagccgcaCTCCACGttcattgacaccttggacgaatgcttttctaccatggaagtagctctttcACAGAGCTAATTCCCGGCAGTCGCACTCACAAAGCTCTAACAACAcagacgaccaacttaggtaatcaaatgcgcctttgaaatctacaaagattccaaaGACTATACTTGCTAGGACAACGAAcaacaaagttcttcacatgcatcaaggcgtcgtcggtggacctaccagtcaggaagccatactgcctgtcagacgtCAGATGGAATGTTTTCACcccccagtcgctggaccataatcctctccagaaTCTTCCAGAATCCAGGGAAATAGCCCTCCCGAAAGCAACAATCaaacaaacactggacatgagaagggatggcctgccagatggctttgcacatctcgcctgtcatcccatcccagccaggtgacttccgagacctgagctTCGTCATGCTTTCCTCGATCTCACAACTCCTCAGAggaggaatttcttcccctccttgagcGCGACCGTCCAGAGACACCGAAGGCTCGGATCTCGGAAATAGTTCACCTAGCAGAGCACAAACACTGTCACGTTAGCATAGGTTCTCCGTTCACCTTGATGCCAGCTATGTCGTGATTTCGCTTTCTTCTGCAAATCCGGTAGACCCTACCCCAAGGATCATCACAGCGCTCACCGACGAATCGCCTCCAGTTGTCTTCCTTCGACTGTCTCAATAACTCCTTATATGACGAGACACTTCGCCTATAAGCGAGCCTAAGctggtcaacatcaacaacagaatCAACATCACTTTGACGACGCGTCTTTTGGAATCTCTTGCTCAGGCGACGGACCTCCCTCCGCTTAACACGAAGAGCATTCGTACACCACGTGACACGATTCCGAGCCCTTCGTTCGGGCTTCGTAAGCATGTCGTCATTAACACATCCATTCATTCAACAGTTCAACCTTTTCATCAACAGATAAGAGGACAAACTCAGAGAGGAATGAGCTGCCGGCTAACTCCTCCATCCGAGCAACATATTCCAACGCGCCGGCATAAGCGGGGGATCAACActgccatttcatgtgcaacaacttaATACAATCAAATATCTACCactcaccatatttttggatAGTTAGGATCCAATTTGGCAGCGTCTTTTAACATTTTCTCAGCTAATCTTGGCTCTCCGAGAACATGATGCGTTTCGCCGAGCGCTGTTAAAGCTTCAATATGGCAGGGGTTCGCGGATACCGCGTTGAGAAAACACTGCTTGGCATCGTACCACTGGGATAGGTAGACGTAGATCTGTCCTCGCTAGAAGAGACAAatggaatttaaacaaaacttagTTTAAATAGTGGAAGGCTGCCTCAATGCTTACCATATACATGACTTGATGATGCAGTGGATATATCTGTGCGGCTTCTTGAATACAATTCAACGCTTCATTGGGCTGGTCTATGGCCAGGTAAACATCTGCTAGCAGCAACCATAtctatatttaaaataaaacctaGAACAACCCCCGTTTCTTATAGAATTTGAGGTTTAATACCTTCAACTGAATCATCCACGCTCGTTGTGGACCCGGCTTTGGACTGAACGAGCTCAAAGAACTCGCCACCTCACTCAACGCTTGCTCCACCCGAGATGCAGCAGCCAACGAGGCGGCATAAACAGAATCTAAAACACAAAAATAACTTTACATTGAATCAatctttcagttgaaatcttccATACGACTCACTCGAATCTTTATCCGATAATTGCGAGGAATGCAGCTGCAATATACTCTTCGTGTCTGAGTGACGTTCGTTATCGTTTTCATTAACCATCGTCTGTGATTCGTATTGGTCGCGCCAAATTGATAGCATTTTTTGTACTGTTTGAAGCGCAGTGTCGATATCATGGAGGTGCAATTGTAAATGGGCACGAACATGTAATAGATTTAGATTATCCGGAAATTCGTCCAGGGCATTCTCTGCAATACAGAGTGCTTCGCGGGGTCTTCGATTTGCAGTCAACAGCAAGGAGAATAAATGCAAACTAGAAGCGTGTTCTGCTCGTAATGATAATGCAAAACGAATATGGACCTATCGGAGAAACAATGTATCGAAAATCCCACCCTTACAACGAATACGACTACTTACTATCGCCTCCGAAATATTATAGTTAATTGCATGGTGTAAAGCTAAATAATACTCTGCTAGATGATCGTTCGTGTCGTATTGCACAGCCTTTTCCAACGCATCGATAGCTAGTTTAGTGTATTTCTCTTTCTCCGACTTCAGAGCAGCTGTCACGGCAAGTTGTTGATATCCTACGCCTACATACAGCTGAGCCCTTGACGGGCGCAACCCTCTAATTTCTTTACTTAATGCTTGCAGTGAATATTCCAAGCCCTCGGATATGTTGCCTAGATTTTCATAGCATATTCGAGCAGACAGAAGCAACGGTAACGGGTCATGAGGCGCCAAATCAGAATACTCTTCCAAAGCACGCAAGGCATGCTTATGGTGCCCCAAAAATGTAAGATTCAACGCATATTGTCGCCACACATGCTGTTCACCGAATGTAAATTTCAAAGCTTTCTCGAAGGACTCATTCAGAAGATTGGACAAGCCCCATCGGATAGTGGATAAAGCTAGAAGATCATAAACAGCCGTTGCATTGCCAAGAGCATGGGATCTAGCAACACGAAACTCAGGACTCTGTGATAAAACAGCGTCTCGCACTGCCAGTGACTCCGATATCAAAAGCAGCAGAATTATCTCCTCATGATGGTTGCGAGGTGTGAACTGATTTCTCCCTGAATACTTTCTTGGCTTCCACAATTTCTTTGTATTTGGACCGGTTTTCGTTGAGGAAAGGTTAAGCGGCGGAGTATACATAGTTCCTGAGACTCCCCGCAACAAAACCTCCGCTAATTGTCGAGCGAGTGTCAGTCGTAGAGATTGCGTTGTTCTGGTTTCCACTGCATTGAGCATTGTTCGATAACGTTCGATGGCTTCTTGTAGTCTACCCGCTTTGATTAGGACAATTGGAGCACGCTGCAGAGCTGTCTCTAATATTGCACCCATTCGACGAGTCTCTACATTTGACGGTGTCACTATATCCTGCTCCTGCAGATACAGGAGTCCAAGATCTGTTGCTTTTTCGAAGCATGATATCTGAAAACGCATAAATACACCTGAGCAAGTTAAAACAAGTGTTCAGAACCTAATCATACCATTTCCGCTTCCTTTTCAGCCTTTTTGAACTTGGATGGTGCCTTGATGCCTTGCTGCTCTAAGCATAAACCTTTTATTGCATATGATTCGGCTAAAATGCGAAGGCTACGTAGTGTTAACTCTTTTTCCGATAGCGTATTCAATTCAGCTTTAATGAAATTATCTAAACTCTCATCGTAATTGCCACAGGCATAGTCTAGTTTTGCAAGCAGTAGAAATGCATCAAGTGCTATCCCAGCTTTCCGTCCATCTTCTCCGATTACCAGTTTTAAGTATCTTTTGGCATCTTGTAGTCCATTTTTCAGTTTATTAGTGTTGGCTTCAACCGGTGGATTATCCTCTAAGAAACTTTCCAATCGGCCTTCGCCAATAAGGAAATTCGCCAGACATTCTGCGAAAAATAGAATAATTATTTCATGTAGTTAACAATATAAACAGTTGGTAGATAGGTGTCAGTGGGCGCTCCGAGGTGCCCAATTAGTGTtgtagtgcgccgttttgaGTGAAACTCCAGCGGGCtcagttcttcagagccagcccgtagaatTTActaaggaaagcagctctcccaccccgcAGCTAGAGGTCTCACGGagatcctcaaagaatggttttccGTAGCTTGGCTCTAGCTAACAAAGAGAGTGCCTAAGGGTTTTTCTCACGTCTCCTCAGCTTCGGCAAAGCGGATTGTAGAGTATGTCGAGTCTGACGGCATGGCATTCCAAAACTAAGGTGAATTTTCAAATTGCGCAGGCAACGTACATTCGAATATCgaaattttttgttgttgtgtatTGGTATACATGTTTACAAATGGTACaagctcttccaagatggccgagaCGATGTCAACGACGAACCTCGCTCTGGACGCCCCAACACATCAACTGATGGTAACGTCGAAGCTGTGAAGAAAATTGTTTTGGAAAATCGTCGAATTACCATAAGAGAAGTTGCTAAGGATGTTGGCATATCAGCCAGCTcgtatcatgaaatttggttgtaccaactggccctccagattgggtagggctgacaaccctacacggaaaaccgaagttacgaagccatgacaggagcctcggactggactgataacacaacgaagaATCTTGACAACGCCAACGGACTCGTTATtccgatttgtgcattttctcatggaacgtgcgctccctgtacagttACCAATCAACTagttgataccctgtcccaatatagggttgatgtaacagcgttataggatattttgatgaactgctcaagaaCCAGAACATTTGCGAGTTgcggtctcgccaactgaaaacagcagacaaatgctaccaccaccaagcatagaaaaaacagtccgtgcaatccacacgcttaaaaaccaaaagtcgccagaagccgatggaattacagccaaatcggttaaatatggaggcgaccaactacactaagtggttcatcaactgatgctcaaggtgtggaatagCGTataaatgcctgacgactggcaagggaTATCACGCAAAgcagcatttatagaggtgtcacgttgctgaataccatctataagatattctccgctatgttactaggttggatagccccatacgcccagaacatcattggcccataccaaagaggcttcactccacgccaatcagcaacagatccgattttctctctacggcatgcgatgaaaaaattgttggaatatggacatcaattgtaccatcttttcatcgtctTTAagtcatagccagggtaaaactgtacacggccatgaaagaattcggtatcccgatgaacttgataagactgactaagctgaccctctcgagaccattcgacatcaataacggtctaagacaaggatataccttatcatgcgtcctctttaacatgaCCCTGGAAAAGATGATCCGTCACaccgaggtaaatgcgagggggacgatcctctttaaatctacccaactactggcttatgctgacgatgtctACATCGTGAGAAGAACgagccgagacgtacaaactgccttaatccagatcgagcaggcggcattggcgcgagattttgggctgcgcatcaatgaatgcaaacaaaatatatggtggcaaccgcagcaccaaaaaaaaaacaatcaaccaacaacatcaaaccgcactggtcaaacaggaagaataaagataggagactgcaactttgagatcgttgataatttctcctatcgagggttgaaaatcccaaccgataacagctacgatgatgaaatccgcgtacggtgtttgtttcagcttacaaaaaatattccgctcgaaacgtctcaccataggatcaaagctcgtactgtacaagacaatgatcttgccagtcctcatgtatttctcggagacttgggttcttagcaagaaaaattgcgaactcttggccgcgttcgagagaagaatcctctgaagaatttttggccccctacatgaggatgaacgattccgtagcctacataaagacgaaatctatgagcgattccatgaccatcaggtcgtggataaaatccggctcaagttacggttggcgggtcacttaattcgtatggatgaggatgatccatcccgaatagtctataagggcaatatggtagaaaaataagacgaggcagactctgactgagatggaacgatggcgaagGCCCAGATGGGTCCTTGTCACTTGTGACTTTTGTATTGTGTTTAATTTGTAGGAACTTTTATAATATTCTGTTTTCGTGtttaaagaagaaagaaacaagGAGACATTTTATTTTGAACTGTTGGTGCGGAAAGAATACGACgtacctgaaggagactttatcaaagtagtgtCCAGGGCccaaggcgaagaaggaaaaaaggaaacaactgactacgtcgccagagacccgtctatCCAAAGACAATGAGGCTGtagaccaaaagccaggagcagaaaagacaagGAATCGAAGGACTAGaacgtcggctctgctcattaagcctacggaagacaagacatttgcggaaggcCTTAATGAAATCCGCCACAGGATGAAACCTGAAGACAaaggagcggaggtgtcttccatacggaaaacgaggagtggcggagtcctcgccgaactgggcccgaagacgactagcaagagtaggTTCAGCAAAGCGGTTaaagggttattgggggagaaggctcttgtttctagcctagaacttatttgctctctagaaatccgacaTCTtggctgcctcacagaaaaggtcgaagtggaggaggcgataaagcgtgaatgtccagaggtaaccaatgcccggataggtatcacctctgtaaactCTCGAGgacaaaaactcgccgtggtggaagcccccgagcaatatgcgagaaaaCTCCTTAGTGGCGGGAgattcaaaattggatgggtagtatgcagggtacgaatgcggatagtccccaccaagtgctacaggggTTTAGACAATAAACACACGTCAGCAAACTGCAAAGGACAACATGGCGGAGATGGGgccaagtaggtcatcaagcgaagacctgcaatgaaagcgaaagttgcattctctgcagggatcgtggcgcgtctggtgagagcgtcgcacgcactgcgggctcgggacgatgtccaatcttcagggcggaattggaaaggactagagcgcgaatggcatgatccacaTTTTACAAATTCACATGCACCGAGTTGCTAGCATAGTTCGCTGTGGAAGTAAATGCTAATGGCGAACTTTCGGCgcgggcttgatgctctggaggacgtcgtTTCGAGCAcgaagggacgaatcctggtaggcggtgattttgatgccagggcccttgaatggagcACGCCTCAGTCCGACTCCAGGGGGAAACAGATTTTGGATTAGGCGGtttgtaattttaaacaccggattcatTCCAACGTtttggcgcccaggctgtgagggaagcattcctgacatcacttttgcgtcggaatctctgacatcatcggtggacgggtggcgagtcctagaagacttttcggcaagtgatcaccagtacatcgcgttcgaagtggtagacgctacttgccggcgagcaccaacacgacgcacCCCCTGCCAGGGGCAGGACCGCGCTGGGGGCACTCCAGGGGGCGGTAGTGTCGCAGTTGACACCATcgcaaattcagtgatgaacctgataacgacggcgtgtgaggctttcatgccccggaggggtcccagacgcgacaagccttctatgtactggtggacagcAAAAATTGCTgatctacggaaggagtgtcataagctccgctgtTTAGCACaatgtttgcacgccaacgaggaagcatgtgccataaaggcacagtatagatcagcaaaaaagaggctccgcagcgctataaataaaagcaaagctcgcggctggcagaaccttgttaacgaggtgaatgaggacccgtggggacttggctataagcttgtcatccggaaaatcggggctctgcggaagccctgtcaGTATGCAGaccaccgaccagatggaccacattgtgcgggcattgttccccagacaacctgtacgggttgatgtaaatagcgcggaaatcttcgaggattgcccccttttcacagtgagagagctcgaacaagcggttctcactatgaaaaacaggaaggcaccAGGCCCTgttggcatcccggcggaattttacaaactggtgttccgccaacggccagaattgctgcttgaaggagggcatttttctttgtcgctggaaaatggccagactcgcgttgttCAGTAAGGGTAAGGGAGACCcgaagctcccgtctgcataccgaccgctgtgtatgcttgacacggctggaaaagtgctggagaagctcatcaggggtagactcgtaCTGcgggggacttatccgcaagacagttcgggttcagaacagggagatctacagtggatgctgttatggaggtcgtagatgcggttcattgaGCCGAGGCACCCAGTCGCTgatctcgatggatagtgctcctcataacgcttgatgtcagaaatgccttcaattccgtaagatggacagatatgcaaggcacactagaaaacttcttccacgtgccaagctatccctTGCGGAtaatgagggattatctgaaagaccgctccctgctctatgagacgctagagcgccaaaggaggatggaaatcacatgggagtagcacagggatccatcctagggccggacctctggaactcttcctacgatagtctgctgagactcgatatacccgaagagtcgcgcctggtcggttatgcagacgactttGCGACACTTGTCACCGGACGCCCTGTTGAACAGgcccaaagcagacttggcatattgatgcgacgggtaagcggatggatgactgctcatggtttcaaccttgcgctggaaaaaaccgaagtagaaggagaatcccgaccctgcatcccatatcgagcggcgagttgattatagagtcaaaaccagcggttaaataccttggtttaatgctcgattcgaagataagcttcttcgatcaaatcaaagcagcagcggacaagggtGCAGCTTGATTCGCGGCCT of Hermetia illucens chromosome 4, iHerIll2.2.curated.20191125, whole genome shotgun sequence contains these proteins:
- the LOC119654349 gene encoding tetratricopeptide repeat protein 7B, with amino-acid sequence MTSRIRNTGKLETIIENCRSEGKWPRVIELAEELKQGSPNYECLANFLIGEGRLESFLEDNPPVEANTNKLKNGLQDAKRYLKLVIGEDGRKAGIALDAFLLLAKLDYACGNYDESLDNFIKAELNTLSEKELTLRSLRILAESYAIKGLCLEQQGIKAPSKFKKAEKEAEMISCFEKATDLGLLYLQEQDIVTPSNVETRRMGAILETALQRAPIVLIKAGRLQEAIERYRTMLNAVETRTTQSLRLTLARQLAEVLLRGVSGTMYTPPLNLSSTKTGPNTKKLWKPRKYSGRNQFTPRNHHEEIILLLLISESLAVRDAVLSQSPEFRVARSHALGNATAVYDLLALSTIRWGLSNLLNESFEKALKFTFGEQHVWRQYALNLTFLGHHKHALRALEEYSDLAPHDPLPLLLSARICYENLGNISEGLEYSLQALSKEIRGLRPSRAQLYVGVGYQQLAVTAALKSEKEKYTKLAIDALEKAVQYDTNDHLAEYYLALHHAINYNISEAIVHIRFALSLRAEHASSLHLFSLLLTANRRPREALCIAENALDEFPDNLNLLHVRAHLQLHLHDIDTALQTVQKMLSIWRDQYESQTMVNENDNERHSDTKSILQLHSSQLSDKDSNSVYAASLAAASRVEQALSEVASSLSSFSPKPGPQRAWMIQLKIWLLLADVYLAIDQPNEALNCIQEAAQIYPLHHQVMYMRGQIYVYLSQWYDAKQCFLNAVSANPCHIEALTALGETHHVLGEPRLAEKMLKDAAKLDPNYPKIWFTLGKVMETLGDYTAAADCMATALQLEPCCPVLPFSSIALTFD